A region from the Mycolicibacterium litorale genome encodes:
- a CDS encoding helix-turn-helix domain-containing protein yields MLEVEVIADPAAAVVALDPVRSRLLAELAEPASAAALAARVGIPRQKVNYHLRALESHQLVTVAGERRWGGLKERLLVATASSYVVSPRALGAAGTDPGRARDRLSASYLIAVAARAVQEVGDLWREARAKNKRLATLSLDATVRFRSAADRADFTRELSEAVTALVARYHDDTAPDGRAHRLMLAAYPLPRIEEDT; encoded by the coding sequence GTGCTCGAAGTGGAAGTGATCGCCGACCCCGCCGCCGCCGTCGTCGCGCTCGACCCGGTGCGCAGCAGGTTGCTCGCCGAACTGGCCGAACCCGCGTCGGCAGCCGCACTCGCCGCCCGCGTCGGAATCCCCAGGCAGAAGGTCAATTACCATCTGCGGGCGCTCGAGTCGCACCAGCTCGTCACCGTGGCCGGGGAACGCAGATGGGGCGGCCTCAAAGAGCGCCTCCTGGTGGCCACCGCATCGTCGTACGTGGTGTCGCCGCGTGCGCTCGGCGCCGCGGGAACCGACCCGGGCCGCGCCCGCGACCGACTGTCCGCCAGCTACCTGATCGCCGTGGCCGCGCGCGCGGTCCAGGAGGTCGGTGACCTCTGGCGCGAGGCGCGGGCCAAGAACAAACGCCTGGCCACGCTGTCGCTCGACGCCACCGTCCGGTTCCGCAGCGCGGCTGACCGCGCCGACTTCACCCGCGAGCTGTCCGAGGCCGTCACCGCGCTCGTCGCCCGTTATCACGACGACACCGCACCTGACGGCCGCGCGCACCGACTGATGCTGGCCGCCTACCCACTGCCGAGAATCGAGGAGGACACCTGA
- a CDS encoding SRPBCC family protein, with product MPVHEDDGRRWVEMELLVPGTPEQVWHAMATGPGMTAWFTPTTVEERVGGELHFDFGGGASQRGVVTGWDPPRRLTYEEHDWSAVGSPGPLATEITVTSRSGGRCVVRMVHSLFTDADDWDDELEGFEGGWPGFFEVLRLYLRDFAGRPASTVRVMTEYPGGVADVWSRLTSTLGLTGVDVDGRVESSGGAPELAGVVERVEQSRAARHVLLRLDRPGPGIAVVGAYPMGRSTRAMVCLYHYGDAAAETAGAGRQAWARWMDRILGRDPIVSER from the coding sequence ATGCCCGTACACGAAGACGACGGCCGTCGCTGGGTCGAGATGGAGTTGCTCGTGCCCGGCACGCCGGAACAGGTATGGCACGCCATGGCGACAGGCCCCGGGATGACCGCCTGGTTCACCCCCACCACGGTCGAGGAACGCGTCGGCGGCGAACTGCACTTCGACTTCGGCGGCGGCGCCTCCCAACGCGGTGTCGTCACCGGATGGGATCCGCCGCGCCGGCTCACCTACGAAGAACACGACTGGAGCGCCGTCGGCTCACCCGGACCGCTGGCCACCGAGATCACGGTCACCAGCCGCAGCGGCGGCCGATGTGTGGTCCGGATGGTGCACAGCCTGTTCACCGACGCCGACGACTGGGACGACGAACTCGAGGGCTTCGAGGGCGGCTGGCCCGGCTTCTTCGAGGTGCTCCGGCTCTACCTGCGTGACTTCGCCGGCCGGCCCGCGTCCACGGTGCGGGTCATGACCGAGTACCCCGGTGGGGTGGCCGACGTGTGGTCCCGGCTGACCTCCACGCTCGGATTGACCGGGGTGGACGTCGACGGTCGGGTCGAATCATCGGGTGGCGCACCGGAATTGGCCGGCGTCGTGGAGCGGGTCGAGCAGAGCCGGGCCGCGCGCCACGTTCTGCTGCGCCTCGACCGCCCAGGGCCGGGCATCGCGGTCGTCGGCGCCTACCCGATGGGCCGGAGCACACGGGCCATGGTGTGCCTCTACCACTACGGCGATGCCGCCGCCGAAACGGCCGGCGCCGGGCGACAGGCGTGGGCGCGGTGGATGGACCGGATCCTCGGTCGCGATCCGATCGTGTCCGAACGTTGA
- a CDS encoding nuclear transport factor 2 family protein, with protein MGDIDEIKRVKYRYLRALDTKDWAEFEDTLTEDVEGDYGESLGEDHRFTDRAALVSFMRTSLGPEVITEHRVDHPEITVDGDEASGTWYLQDRVIAPDFNFMLIGAAFYRDRYRRTPDGWKICATGYDRTYDASMSLENLNFKLKRGRALKP; from the coding sequence ATGGGTGACATCGACGAGATCAAACGCGTCAAATACCGGTATCTGCGCGCGCTCGACACCAAGGACTGGGCGGAATTCGAGGACACGCTCACCGAAGACGTCGAAGGGGACTACGGGGAGTCGCTCGGCGAGGATCACCGGTTCACCGACCGCGCCGCGCTGGTCTCGTTCATGCGCACCTCGCTGGGACCCGAGGTCATCACCGAACACCGCGTCGACCACCCCGAGATCACCGTGGACGGCGACGAGGCGTCGGGCACCTGGTATCTGCAGGACCGGGTGATCGCGCCCGATTTCAACTTCATGCTGATCGGTGCGGCCTTCTACCGTGACCGGTACCGCCGCACCCCGGACGGCTGGAAGATCTGCGCCACCGGTTACGACCGGACCTACGACGCGAGCATGTCGTTGGAGAACCTGAACTTCAAGCTCAAACGCGGTCGCGCGCTGAAACCCTGA
- a CDS encoding FAD-dependent oxidoreductase: MTSLWLAGRPEQALPPDPLDESQRTADVVVVGAGLTGLITAVLLARAGRDVMVLEAYRPGAGASGNTTAKISLLQGTKLSKIVAAHGPGVAKRYVEGNLEGQQWLIQHCEAHGISVQHEDAFTYAQSARGVPSARAELLACKAAGLSAEWVDDADVPFPFHGAVRLADQAQFDPMPLLDSLIVELDERGGRLVQGVRVQRVSGADGDSQGLTLHVRTSEGHEFDVSSRQCVLATGIPILDRGGFFARVKPSRSYCMAYEVPGPVTRGMYLSTDSPTRSVRYAPTHDGDRLIVGGAGHTVGRKKSPLSSVRELDEWAKQHYPGAVRTHYWSAQDYTPADQLPYVGPILPGHESIFVATGFDKWGMTNGTAAALALASRILGGRMDWAEAFASWSPHELSGIPTAVYYNLEVGFDLAKGWITPVTRTANRTPSSGGVVSGPPWALQARCVVDGVEHRVSPVCSHLGGIVNWNDSDQAWECPLHGSRFAPDGTLLEGPATRDLTRSQ, encoded by the coding sequence ATGACGTCGCTGTGGCTGGCCGGCCGTCCTGAGCAGGCCCTTCCGCCCGATCCGCTCGACGAATCGCAGCGCACGGCCGACGTGGTGGTGGTCGGTGCCGGGTTGACCGGGCTGATCACCGCCGTGCTGCTCGCGCGTGCCGGCCGCGACGTGATGGTCCTCGAGGCCTATCGCCCGGGGGCGGGCGCGTCGGGTAACACGACGGCCAAGATCAGCCTGCTGCAGGGCACGAAGCTGTCGAAGATCGTCGCCGCCCACGGTCCGGGGGTCGCCAAGAGATACGTCGAGGGCAACCTCGAGGGTCAGCAATGGCTGATCCAGCACTGCGAGGCCCACGGCATCTCGGTGCAGCATGAAGACGCCTTCACCTACGCGCAGTCCGCCCGCGGGGTCCCGTCCGCGCGTGCCGAACTCCTGGCCTGCAAGGCCGCGGGACTGTCCGCCGAGTGGGTGGACGACGCCGACGTCCCGTTCCCCTTCCACGGTGCGGTGCGGCTGGCCGATCAGGCGCAGTTCGATCCGATGCCGCTGCTGGACAGCCTGATCGTCGAACTCGACGAGCGGGGTGGCCGGCTGGTGCAGGGTGTGCGGGTCCAGCGGGTGTCCGGCGCCGACGGTGATTCCCAGGGTCTCACGCTGCACGTCCGCACGTCGGAGGGGCACGAGTTCGACGTGAGCTCGCGCCAGTGCGTACTGGCCACGGGCATACCGATTCTCGACCGGGGCGGGTTCTTCGCGCGGGTCAAGCCCAGCCGGTCCTACTGCATGGCCTACGAGGTGCCCGGGCCGGTCACCCGGGGCATGTATCTGTCGACCGACTCGCCGACCCGGTCGGTTCGCTACGCGCCGACCCACGACGGTGACCGGCTCATCGTCGGCGGCGCCGGGCACACGGTCGGACGCAAGAAGAGTCCGTTGTCGTCGGTGCGGGAACTCGACGAGTGGGCCAAGCAGCACTATCCGGGTGCCGTGCGAACCCACTACTGGTCGGCGCAGGACTACACCCCGGCAGACCAGCTGCCCTATGTCGGGCCTATCCTGCCGGGACACGAAAGCATTTTTGTCGCAACGGGTTTCGACAAATGGGGGATGACCAACGGCACCGCCGCGGCACTCGCCCTCGCCAGCCGGATCCTGGGCGGGCGGATGGACTGGGCGGAGGCGTTCGCGAGCTGGAGCCCGCACGAACTGTCGGGGATCCCGACGGCGGTGTACTACAACCTGGAGGTCGGCTTCGATCTAGCCAAGGGCTGGATAACCCCGGTCACACGAACCGCCAACCGCACGCCGAGTTCCGGTGGAGTGGTCAGCGGTCCGCCGTGGGCGCTGCAGGCGCGCTGTGTGGTCGACGGTGTGGAACACCGGGTGTCACCGGTGTGTTCGCATCTGGGCGGCATCGTCAACTGGAACGACTCCGACCAGGCCTGGGAGTGCCCGCTGCACGGCTCGCGCTTCGCACCCGACGGCACCCTGCTCGAGGGCCCGGCGACGCGCGACCTCACGCGGAGTCAGTGA
- a CDS encoding Hsp70 family protein → MSDPLGLSIGTTNLVAARVGNEPVIRRSTLTLFSDRTPQVGLPGSSGVTMSGFVERVGDPVPLVAADGNSYRAEALLVEALDAMTEAAGAGAIGDIAIAVPAHWSTSTVWTLRNALRTNPVFTRSGVPPRLVSDASASLTALHANPGLPTDGVVALLDFGGSGTSITLADATAGFAPVDETTRFTEFSGDLIDQALLTHVLAGIAESGSVDPAGTAAVASLSRLREQCRDAKERLSAVTAADVVVELPGYRSTVRITRTELEELLARPLAGVLAALDSALERTPVGWAGVSAVVTIGGGASIPTITQQLSAHTRVPVVTTRQPALDAAVGAALFAAYSAAAEAPTGMAAAAPVTAMIDDAPGSATFRALAWSQDDTTSDEPVPYTGQDYEPYNPYASTTGARPDVQYLPADEPVEERRGWHLPQLAFGAAAVVAAIAVGGVAYALTGTSTDSTPVTEFETTRLPASAPLPPPTTAPPPPVVTVTTAPPAPPPPPSTAAPAPPPPETTRPVTTTTTPPTTTTTTTTTTTTTTTTTTTTPTTTTTTTTTTTPPTTRPTTTQPTTTQPPITTTNPMTTTYVTVPFVPVPIPIPVPGN, encoded by the coding sequence ATGAGCGACCCGTTGGGTTTGTCGATCGGGACGACCAACCTGGTCGCGGCACGAGTCGGCAACGAGCCGGTGATTCGGCGTTCGACGCTGACCCTGTTCAGTGATCGCACGCCGCAGGTCGGGCTGCCCGGCAGCTCCGGCGTGACGATGAGCGGTTTCGTCGAGCGGGTGGGCGATCCGGTGCCCCTGGTCGCCGCCGACGGCAACTCCTACCGCGCCGAGGCGCTGCTCGTGGAAGCGCTCGACGCGATGACCGAGGCGGCGGGAGCCGGAGCAATCGGCGACATCGCCATCGCGGTCCCGGCGCACTGGAGTACCTCGACGGTGTGGACGCTGCGCAACGCGCTGCGCACCAACCCGGTCTTCACGCGCAGCGGCGTCCCGCCGCGGCTGGTGTCGGACGCGTCGGCGTCGCTGACCGCGCTGCACGCCAATCCCGGACTGCCCACCGACGGCGTGGTGGCGCTGCTCGACTTCGGCGGCAGCGGAACGAGCATCACGCTCGCCGATGCGACGGCCGGTTTCGCACCGGTCGACGAGACCACCCGGTTCACCGAATTCTCCGGCGACCTGATCGACCAGGCGTTGCTCACCCACGTGCTGGCCGGCATCGCCGAATCCGGATCCGTCGACCCGGCCGGCACCGCGGCGGTCGCGTCGCTGTCCCGGTTACGCGAACAGTGCCGCGACGCCAAGGAACGGCTGTCCGCGGTCACCGCCGCCGACGTCGTCGTCGAGCTGCCCGGTTACCGCTCGACCGTCCGGATCACCCGCACCGAACTCGAGGAGCTGCTGGCGCGGCCGCTGGCGGGAGTGCTCGCGGCGCTCGACTCGGCCCTGGAGCGCACGCCGGTCGGCTGGGCCGGCGTGTCGGCCGTCGTCACCATCGGCGGCGGGGCCAGCATCCCGACGATCACCCAGCAACTCTCGGCGCACACCCGCGTCCCGGTCGTCACCACCCGGCAGCCGGCGCTGGACGCGGCCGTCGGTGCCGCGCTGTTCGCCGCCTACAGCGCCGCGGCGGAGGCGCCGACCGGCATGGCCGCCGCCGCACCGGTGACAGCGATGATCGACGACGCACCCGGATCGGCCACCTTCCGCGCCTTGGCCTGGTCGCAGGACGACACCACCTCCGACGAACCGGTGCCCTACACCGGTCAGGACTACGAGCCGTACAACCCGTACGCGTCCACCACCGGTGCCCGCCCGGACGTGCAGTACCTGCCCGCCGACGAGCCGGTCGAGGAGCGTCGGGGCTGGCATTTGCCGCAGCTGGCGTTCGGCGCCGCCGCGGTGGTGGCCGCCATCGCCGTCGGCGGGGTGGCCTACGCGCTGACCGGGACATCCACCGACAGCACCCCGGTCACGGAGTTCGAGACCACCCGCCTGCCCGCCAGCGCGCCACTGCCCCCGCCGACCACCGCGCCACCGCCCCCGGTCGTCACCGTCACCACCGCGCCGCCCGCACCACCGCCGCCGCCGTCGACCGCCGCTCCGGCACCGCCGCCGCCGGAGACCACACGTCCGGTGACGACCACGACGACGCCGCCGACCACGACAACGACCACGACGACAACGACCACGACGACGACCACGACGACAACGACAACGCCGACCACGACCACGACAACGACGACCACCACGACGCCGCCGACGACCCGGCCGACGACGACCCAGCCGACCACCACGCAACCGCCGATCACCACGACCAACCCCATGACGACGACCTACGTGACCGTGCCGTTCGTGCCCGTCCCGATCCCGATCCCGGTGCCCGGCAACTGA
- a CDS encoding glycoside hydrolase family 26 protein: protein MDGRLRFGLSTPSGVFGLDEVAAVGAAVGRPVDVVLWYEDFAAAAPTAAVATVAAAGAAPVITWEPWLWRTDVTGTGAAMMSGIAAGEYDGHLRAWAGALSATATPVWLRFAHEFNGDWYPWSPVHGTTPQTYVAAWRHAHDLFASAGATSVRWVWSLDAATHGDIPLAAWYPGDAYVDVIGIDGYNWGTTHPWSRWTPPVEIFEPAATEVRALTHRPMMIAEVGCAEAGGSKADWITDFVRWVAAQPDVDAVVWFEHDKETDWRIASSPAATAAMAAALREAAA from the coding sequence ATGGATGGGCGATTGCGCTTCGGGCTGAGCACACCGTCAGGGGTGTTCGGACTCGACGAGGTCGCCGCGGTCGGTGCCGCGGTCGGCCGGCCGGTCGACGTGGTGCTCTGGTACGAGGATTTCGCCGCCGCGGCGCCGACGGCCGCGGTGGCGACGGTGGCCGCCGCGGGAGCCGCCCCGGTGATCACCTGGGAGCCGTGGCTGTGGCGCACCGACGTCACCGGAACCGGTGCGGCCATGATGAGCGGGATCGCGGCGGGTGAGTACGACGGTCACCTGAGGGCCTGGGCCGGGGCGCTGTCCGCTACCGCGACGCCGGTGTGGCTCCGGTTCGCCCACGAGTTCAACGGCGACTGGTATCCGTGGTCACCCGTCCACGGCACCACACCGCAGACCTACGTCGCCGCCTGGCGACACGCGCACGACCTGTTCGCGAGTGCGGGAGCCACCAGCGTGCGGTGGGTCTGGTCGCTCGACGCGGCCACCCACGGCGACATACCGCTGGCCGCGTGGTATCCCGGCGACGCCTATGTCGACGTCATCGGCATAGACGGCTACAACTGGGGAACAACACACCCATGGAGCCGGTGGACGCCTCCCGTCGAGATCTTCGAACCCGCCGCGACCGAGGTCCGCGCGCTGACCCACCGCCCGATGATGATCGCTGAGGTCGGCTGCGCCGAGGCCGGCGGCAGCAAGGCCGACTGGATCACCGACTTCGTGCGCTGGGTGGCCGCCCAGCCCGACGTCGACGCGGTCGTCTGGTTCGAACACGACAAGGAGACGGACTGGCGGATCGCGAGCAGCCCGGCGGCGACCGCGGCGATGGCGGCGGCGCTGCGGGAGGCGGCAGCGTGA
- a CDS encoding SpoIIE family protein phosphatase produces MTAETTVSPYALAPDVEDERVRSLNQLHVLDTPPEERFARITRMARHVFGIPMAAVALVDRDRQWFKQVDGLDIGVNLPRSKTICQATIARTYEQPDDPALIIEDAAARPEFAMVPGIGEPGGIRFYAGYPLYGPGGHPVGTFCIYDTEPRALSESEYTTFVELASWAQRELEQTDDIQRAADVQRHLLPGAVGDLPGYSVCAMCLPAYAVGGDFYDHYRVGGGMVFTVADVMGKGLGAAILAASVRAALRGASRAAELVECRMSPEDVVNSVAVQMAEDLGSTDTFVTLFHCELDTASGAVRYVDAGHGFAVVVRADERVDGLDTAGLPLGVLDDVTWQAGRLTLGEGDTLVVASDGVLDLLGDGTDVRPALQYVARHPQPADLCARARALVAEKAPLDDVTLVAVRREPTG; encoded by the coding sequence GTGACCGCGGAGACGACGGTTTCCCCGTACGCACTGGCACCCGATGTCGAGGACGAACGTGTCCGTTCGCTCAACCAACTGCACGTACTCGACACCCCGCCGGAGGAGCGGTTCGCGCGCATCACCCGGATGGCCCGGCACGTCTTCGGTATCCCGATGGCCGCCGTCGCTCTCGTCGACCGCGATCGACAGTGGTTCAAACAGGTCGACGGCCTCGACATCGGTGTCAACCTGCCCCGCAGCAAGACGATCTGCCAGGCGACCATCGCCCGCACCTACGAGCAGCCGGACGACCCGGCACTGATCATCGAAGACGCCGCCGCCAGACCGGAATTCGCGATGGTCCCCGGCATCGGCGAACCCGGCGGCATCCGCTTCTACGCGGGGTACCCGCTGTACGGTCCCGGCGGTCACCCCGTCGGCACCTTCTGCATCTACGACACCGAACCGCGGGCGCTGAGCGAGTCCGAGTACACGACGTTCGTCGAGCTGGCCTCCTGGGCGCAGCGCGAGCTCGAACAGACCGACGACATTCAACGCGCCGCCGACGTCCAGCGCCATCTGCTGCCCGGCGCGGTCGGTGACCTGCCCGGGTACTCGGTGTGCGCGATGTGCCTGCCGGCCTACGCGGTCGGCGGCGACTTCTACGACCACTACCGGGTCGGCGGCGGCATGGTGTTCACCGTGGCCGATGTCATGGGCAAGGGTCTGGGCGCGGCCATCCTGGCCGCCAGTGTGCGCGCGGCCCTTCGCGGCGCCTCCCGCGCCGCCGAACTGGTGGAGTGCCGGATGTCGCCCGAGGACGTCGTGAACTCCGTCGCGGTGCAGATGGCCGAAGACCTGGGCAGCACCGACACGTTCGTCACCCTGTTCCACTGCGAACTCGACACCGCCTCGGGGGCCGTGCGCTACGTCGACGCCGGACACGGTTTCGCCGTCGTGGTGCGCGCCGACGAGCGGGTGGACGGACTCGACACCGCCGGACTGCCCCTCGGTGTACTGGACGACGTGACCTGGCAGGCGGGCCGGCTGACCCTGGGTGAGGGCGACACGCTGGTGGTGGCGTCCGACGGGGTCCTCGACCTGCTCGGCGACGGCACCGATGTGCGTCCGGCACTGCAGTACGTCGCGCGTCACCCACAGCCCGCCGATCTGTGCGCACGTGCACGGGCGCTGGTCGCCGAGAAGGCGCCGCTCGACGACGTGACACTGGTCGCGGTGCGCCGAGAGCCGACCGGATGA